From a region of the Tursiops truncatus isolate mTurTru1 chromosome 13, mTurTru1.mat.Y, whole genome shotgun sequence genome:
- the KLHL22 gene encoding kelch-like protein 22 isoform X2 → MPASAPQPAQVRLPLAARMDLDGPRQPRRPRCQCDASARSAGRWSAHSHPGSEPSAFRPGASLPRSGFRAAMVQNASHPHPTRAVPWEVGPPFPLLQTLLRAARDWASWRADAGALQRTEGAYSVNCLTAAVLRLGAVVRMAEEQEFAQLCKLPAQPSHPHCVSNTYRSAQHSQALLRGLLALRNSGILFDVVLVVEGRHIEAHRILLAASCDYFRGMFAGGLKEMEQEEVLIHGVSYNAMCQILHFIYTSELELSLSNVQETLVAACQLQIPEIIHFCCDFLTPWVDEDNILDVYRLAELFDLSHLTEQLDAYILKNFVAFSRTDKYRQLPLEKVYALLSSNRLEVSCETEVYEGALLYHYPPEQVQADRLPLHEPPKLLETVRFALMEAEVLQRLHDKLDPSPLRDTVAEALMYHRNESLQPSLQGPQTELRSDFQCVVGFGGIHSTPSTVLSDQAKYLNPLLGEWKHFTASLAPRMSNQGIAVLNNFVYLIGGDNNVQGFRAESRCWRYDPRHNRWFQIQSLQQEHADLCVCVVGKYIYAVAGRDYHNDLTTVERYDPATNSWAYVAPLKREVYAHAGATLDGKMYITCGRRGEDYLKETHCYDPGSDTWHTLADGPVRRAWHGMATLLDKLYVVGGSNNDAGYRRDVHQFDDHPTPTPPSGCAEFHQTGDVWVGQVVAIPGGLLQLQVRAVVIRLPAPSRAR, encoded by the exons ATGCCAGCCTCGGCCCCTCAGCCGGCCCAGGTTCGGCTCCCGCTTGCTGCACGGATGGACCTGGACGGCCCCCGACAGCCCCGGCGGCCGCGCTGTCAGTGCGACGCCTCGGCCCGGAGCGCCGGCCGCTGGTCTGCCCACTCCCACCCCGGCTCCGAGCCCAGCGCTTTCCGCCCGGGCGCGTCCCTACCCCGCTCCGGCTTCCGCGCCGCGATGGTCCAGAACGCATCCCATCCGCACCCGACGCGGGCCGTCCCCTGGGAAGTGGGACCCCCTTTCCCTTTGTTGCAGACCTTGCTTCGTGCTGCCAGGGACTGGGCTTCGTGGAGGGCAGACGCTGGGGCCCTGCAGAGGACTGAGGGTGCCTACTCAGTAAATTGT CTGACAGCCGCGGTGCTGAGGTTGGGAGCGGTGGTCAGGATGGCGGAGGAGCAGGAGTTCGCCCAGCTCTGCAAGTTGCCGGCACAGCCCTCCCACCCGCACTGTGTCAGCAACACCTACCGGAGCGCACAGCACTCTCAGGCGCTGCTCCGGGGGCTGCTGGCTCTGCGGAACAGCGGCATCCTCTTTGACGTGGTCCTGGTGGTGGAAGGGAGGCACATCGAGGCCCATCGCATCCTGCTGGCTGCGTCCTGCGATTACTTCAG AGGCATGTTTGCTGGGGGGCTGAAGGAGATGGAGCAGGAAGAAGTCCTGATCCACGGCGTGTCCTACAATGCCATGTGCCAAATCCTGCATTTCATTTACACGTCCGAGCTGGAACTCAGCCTGAGCAACGTCCAGGAGACGCTGGTCGCCGCCTGCCAGCTTCAG ATCCCCGAGATCATCCACTTCTGCTGTGACTTCCTCACGCCCTGGGTGGATGAGGACAACATCCTTGACGTCTACCGGCTGGCCGAGCTCTTTGACCTGAGCCACCTGACCGAGCAGCTGGACGCCTACATCCTCAAGAACTTCGTGGCCTTCTCGCGGACTGACAAGTACCGCCAGCTGCCCCTGGAGAAGGTCTATGCCCTCCTGAGCAGCAACCGCCTGGAGGTGTCCTGCGAGACGGAGGTGTATGAGGGTGCCCTGCTCTACCACTACCCTCCGGAGCAGGTGCAGGCTGACCGGCTCCCGCTGCATGAGCCACCCAAGCTCCTGGAGACCGTGCGCTTCGCCCTCATGGAAGCCGAGGTCCTGCAGCGGCTGCACGACAAGCTGGACCCCAGCCCCCTGAGGGACACAGTGGCTGAAGCCCTCATGTACCACCGGAACGAGAGCCTGCAGCCCAGCCTGCAGGGCCCACAAACCGAGCTGCGCTCGGACTTCCAGTGCGTCGTGGGCTTCGGGGGCATCCACTCCACGCCGTCCACTGTCCTCAGCGACCAGGCCAAGTACCTGAACCCGCTGCTGGGGGAGTGGAAGCACTTCACCGCCTCCCTGGCGCCCCGCATGTCCAACCAGGGCATCGCCGTGCTCAACAACTTCGTGTACCTGATTGGAGGGGACAACAATGTCCAGGGCTTCCGCGCTGAGTCCCGCTGCTGGAG GTACGACCCGAGGCACAACCGATGGTTCCAGATCCAGTCGCTGCAGCAGGAGCACGccgacctgtgtgtgtgtgtcgtgggCAAGTACATCTACGCGGTGGCCGGCCGCGACTACCACAATGACCTGACCACTGTGGAGCGCTACGACCCTGCCACCAACTCCTGGGCCTACGTGGCCCCGCTCAAGAGGGAG GTGTACGCCCACGCGGGTGCCACACTGGATGGGAAGATGTACATCACGTGCGGCCGCCGGGGCGAGGACTACCTGAAGGAGACCCACTGCTATGACCCGGGCAGCGACACCTGGCACACGCTGGCTGACGGGCCAGTGCGGCGGGCCTGGCATGGCATGGCCACCCTCCTGGACAAGCTGTACGTGGTCGGGGGCAGCAACAACGATGCGGGCTACAGGAGGGACGTGCACCAG TTTGatgaccaccccacccccaccccacccagtggCTGTGCAGAATTCCACCAAACTGGTGACGTTTGGGTTGGTCAAGTTGTGGCTATTCCAG GTGGCCTGCTACAGCTGCAAGTCCGGGCAGTGGTCATCCGTCTGCCCGCTCCCAGCAGGGCACGGTGA
- the KLHL22 gene encoding kelch-like protein 22 isoform X1, with protein MPASAPQPAQVRLPLAARMDLDGPRQPRRPRCQCDASARSAGRWSAHSHPGSEPSAFRPGASLPRSGFRAAMVQNASHPHPTRAVPWEVGPPFPLLQTLLRAARDWASWRADAGALQRTEGAYSLTAAVLRLGAVVRMAEEQEFAQLCKLPAQPSHPHCVSNTYRSAQHSQALLRGLLALRNSGILFDVVLVVEGRHIEAHRILLAASCDYFRGMFAGGLKEMEQEEVLIHGVSYNAMCQILHFIYTSELELSLSNVQETLVAACQLQIPEIIHFCCDFLTPWVDEDNILDVYRLAELFDLSHLTEQLDAYILKNFVAFSRTDKYRQLPLEKVYALLSSNRLEVSCETEVYEGALLYHYPPEQVQADRLPLHEPPKLLETVRFALMEAEVLQRLHDKLDPSPLRDTVAEALMYHRNESLQPSLQGPQTELRSDFQCVVGFGGIHSTPSTVLSDQAKYLNPLLGEWKHFTASLAPRMSNQGIAVLNNFVYLIGGDNNVQGFRAESRCWRYDPRHNRWFQIQSLQQEHADLCVCVVGKYIYAVAGRDYHNDLTTVERYDPATNSWAYVAPLKREVYAHAGATLDGKMYITCGRRGEDYLKETHCYDPGSDTWHTLADGPVRRAWHGMATLLDKLYVVGGSNNDAGYRRDVHQVACYSCKSGQWSSVCPLPAGHGEPGIAVLDNRIYVLGGRSHNRGSRTGYVHIYDVEKDCWEEGPQLDNSISGLAACVLTLPRSLLLEPPRGTPDRSQADPDFASEVMSVSDWEEFDNSSED; from the exons ATGCCAGCCTCGGCCCCTCAGCCGGCCCAGGTTCGGCTCCCGCTTGCTGCACGGATGGACCTGGACGGCCCCCGACAGCCCCGGCGGCCGCGCTGTCAGTGCGACGCCTCGGCCCGGAGCGCCGGCCGCTGGTCTGCCCACTCCCACCCCGGCTCCGAGCCCAGCGCTTTCCGCCCGGGCGCGTCCCTACCCCGCTCCGGCTTCCGCGCCGCGATGGTCCAGAACGCATCCCATCCGCACCCGACGCGGGCCGTCCCCTGGGAAGTGGGACCCCCTTTCCCTTTGTTGCAGACCTTGCTTCGTGCTGCCAGGGACTGGGCTTCGTGGAGGGCAGACGCTGGGGCCCTGCAGAGGACTGAGGGTGCCTACTCA CTGACAGCCGCGGTGCTGAGGTTGGGAGCGGTGGTCAGGATGGCGGAGGAGCAGGAGTTCGCCCAGCTCTGCAAGTTGCCGGCACAGCCCTCCCACCCGCACTGTGTCAGCAACACCTACCGGAGCGCACAGCACTCTCAGGCGCTGCTCCGGGGGCTGCTGGCTCTGCGGAACAGCGGCATCCTCTTTGACGTGGTCCTGGTGGTGGAAGGGAGGCACATCGAGGCCCATCGCATCCTGCTGGCTGCGTCCTGCGATTACTTCAG AGGCATGTTTGCTGGGGGGCTGAAGGAGATGGAGCAGGAAGAAGTCCTGATCCACGGCGTGTCCTACAATGCCATGTGCCAAATCCTGCATTTCATTTACACGTCCGAGCTGGAACTCAGCCTGAGCAACGTCCAGGAGACGCTGGTCGCCGCCTGCCAGCTTCAG ATCCCCGAGATCATCCACTTCTGCTGTGACTTCCTCACGCCCTGGGTGGATGAGGACAACATCCTTGACGTCTACCGGCTGGCCGAGCTCTTTGACCTGAGCCACCTGACCGAGCAGCTGGACGCCTACATCCTCAAGAACTTCGTGGCCTTCTCGCGGACTGACAAGTACCGCCAGCTGCCCCTGGAGAAGGTCTATGCCCTCCTGAGCAGCAACCGCCTGGAGGTGTCCTGCGAGACGGAGGTGTATGAGGGTGCCCTGCTCTACCACTACCCTCCGGAGCAGGTGCAGGCTGACCGGCTCCCGCTGCATGAGCCACCCAAGCTCCTGGAGACCGTGCGCTTCGCCCTCATGGAAGCCGAGGTCCTGCAGCGGCTGCACGACAAGCTGGACCCCAGCCCCCTGAGGGACACAGTGGCTGAAGCCCTCATGTACCACCGGAACGAGAGCCTGCAGCCCAGCCTGCAGGGCCCACAAACCGAGCTGCGCTCGGACTTCCAGTGCGTCGTGGGCTTCGGGGGCATCCACTCCACGCCGTCCACTGTCCTCAGCGACCAGGCCAAGTACCTGAACCCGCTGCTGGGGGAGTGGAAGCACTTCACCGCCTCCCTGGCGCCCCGCATGTCCAACCAGGGCATCGCCGTGCTCAACAACTTCGTGTACCTGATTGGAGGGGACAACAATGTCCAGGGCTTCCGCGCTGAGTCCCGCTGCTGGAG GTACGACCCGAGGCACAACCGATGGTTCCAGATCCAGTCGCTGCAGCAGGAGCACGccgacctgtgtgtgtgtgtcgtgggCAAGTACATCTACGCGGTGGCCGGCCGCGACTACCACAATGACCTGACCACTGTGGAGCGCTACGACCCTGCCACCAACTCCTGGGCCTACGTGGCCCCGCTCAAGAGGGAG GTGTACGCCCACGCGGGTGCCACACTGGATGGGAAGATGTACATCACGTGCGGCCGCCGGGGCGAGGACTACCTGAAGGAGACCCACTGCTATGACCCGGGCAGCGACACCTGGCACACGCTGGCTGACGGGCCAGTGCGGCGGGCCTGGCATGGCATGGCCACCCTCCTGGACAAGCTGTACGTGGTCGGGGGCAGCAACAACGATGCGGGCTACAGGAGGGACGTGCACCAG GTGGCCTGCTACAGCTGCAAGTCCGGGCAGTGGTCATCCGTCTGCCCGCTCCCAGCAGGGCACGGTGAGCCCGGAATCGCTGTGCTAGACAACAGGATCTACGTGCTGGGTGGCCGCTCGCACAACCGGGGCAGCCGCACTGGCTATGTGCACATCTATGACGTGGAGAAGGACTGCTGGGAGGAGGGCCCACAGCTGGACAACTCCATCTCGGGCCTGGCGGCCTGCGTGCTCACCCTGCCGCGGTCCCTGCTCCTTGAGCCGCCCCGCGGGACGCCTGACCGCAGCCAGGCCGACCCGGACTTCGCCTCTGAGGTGATGAGTGTGTCTGACTGGGAGGAGTTCGACAACTCCAGTGAGGACTAG
- the KLHL22 gene encoding kelch-like protein 22 isoform X3, whose protein sequence is MVMLKQINGKENLGNEETQLTAAVLRLGAVVRMAEEQEFAQLCKLPAQPSHPHCVSNTYRSAQHSQALLRGLLALRNSGILFDVVLVVEGRHIEAHRILLAASCDYFRGMFAGGLKEMEQEEVLIHGVSYNAMCQILHFIYTSELELSLSNVQETLVAACQLQIPEIIHFCCDFLTPWVDEDNILDVYRLAELFDLSHLTEQLDAYILKNFVAFSRTDKYRQLPLEKVYALLSSNRLEVSCETEVYEGALLYHYPPEQVQADRLPLHEPPKLLETVRFALMEAEVLQRLHDKLDPSPLRDTVAEALMYHRNESLQPSLQGPQTELRSDFQCVVGFGGIHSTPSTVLSDQAKYLNPLLGEWKHFTASLAPRMSNQGIAVLNNFVYLIGGDNNVQGFRAESRCWRYDPRHNRWFQIQSLQQEHADLCVCVVGKYIYAVAGRDYHNDLTTVERYDPATNSWAYVAPLKREVYAHAGATLDGKMYITCGRRGEDYLKETHCYDPGSDTWHTLADGPVRRAWHGMATLLDKLYVVGGSNNDAGYRRDVHQVACYSCKSGQWSSVCPLPAGHGEPGIAVLDNRIYVLGGRSHNRGSRTGYVHIYDVEKDCWEEGPQLDNSISGLAACVLTLPRSLLLEPPRGTPDRSQADPDFASEVMSVSDWEEFDNSSED, encoded by the exons ATGGTGATGCTGAAGCAGATAAATGGAAAGGAGAATCTTGGCAATGAAGAGACACAG CTGACAGCCGCGGTGCTGAGGTTGGGAGCGGTGGTCAGGATGGCGGAGGAGCAGGAGTTCGCCCAGCTCTGCAAGTTGCCGGCACAGCCCTCCCACCCGCACTGTGTCAGCAACACCTACCGGAGCGCACAGCACTCTCAGGCGCTGCTCCGGGGGCTGCTGGCTCTGCGGAACAGCGGCATCCTCTTTGACGTGGTCCTGGTGGTGGAAGGGAGGCACATCGAGGCCCATCGCATCCTGCTGGCTGCGTCCTGCGATTACTTCAG AGGCATGTTTGCTGGGGGGCTGAAGGAGATGGAGCAGGAAGAAGTCCTGATCCACGGCGTGTCCTACAATGCCATGTGCCAAATCCTGCATTTCATTTACACGTCCGAGCTGGAACTCAGCCTGAGCAACGTCCAGGAGACGCTGGTCGCCGCCTGCCAGCTTCAG ATCCCCGAGATCATCCACTTCTGCTGTGACTTCCTCACGCCCTGGGTGGATGAGGACAACATCCTTGACGTCTACCGGCTGGCCGAGCTCTTTGACCTGAGCCACCTGACCGAGCAGCTGGACGCCTACATCCTCAAGAACTTCGTGGCCTTCTCGCGGACTGACAAGTACCGCCAGCTGCCCCTGGAGAAGGTCTATGCCCTCCTGAGCAGCAACCGCCTGGAGGTGTCCTGCGAGACGGAGGTGTATGAGGGTGCCCTGCTCTACCACTACCCTCCGGAGCAGGTGCAGGCTGACCGGCTCCCGCTGCATGAGCCACCCAAGCTCCTGGAGACCGTGCGCTTCGCCCTCATGGAAGCCGAGGTCCTGCAGCGGCTGCACGACAAGCTGGACCCCAGCCCCCTGAGGGACACAGTGGCTGAAGCCCTCATGTACCACCGGAACGAGAGCCTGCAGCCCAGCCTGCAGGGCCCACAAACCGAGCTGCGCTCGGACTTCCAGTGCGTCGTGGGCTTCGGGGGCATCCACTCCACGCCGTCCACTGTCCTCAGCGACCAGGCCAAGTACCTGAACCCGCTGCTGGGGGAGTGGAAGCACTTCACCGCCTCCCTGGCGCCCCGCATGTCCAACCAGGGCATCGCCGTGCTCAACAACTTCGTGTACCTGATTGGAGGGGACAACAATGTCCAGGGCTTCCGCGCTGAGTCCCGCTGCTGGAG GTACGACCCGAGGCACAACCGATGGTTCCAGATCCAGTCGCTGCAGCAGGAGCACGccgacctgtgtgtgtgtgtcgtgggCAAGTACATCTACGCGGTGGCCGGCCGCGACTACCACAATGACCTGACCACTGTGGAGCGCTACGACCCTGCCACCAACTCCTGGGCCTACGTGGCCCCGCTCAAGAGGGAG GTGTACGCCCACGCGGGTGCCACACTGGATGGGAAGATGTACATCACGTGCGGCCGCCGGGGCGAGGACTACCTGAAGGAGACCCACTGCTATGACCCGGGCAGCGACACCTGGCACACGCTGGCTGACGGGCCAGTGCGGCGGGCCTGGCATGGCATGGCCACCCTCCTGGACAAGCTGTACGTGGTCGGGGGCAGCAACAACGATGCGGGCTACAGGAGGGACGTGCACCAG GTGGCCTGCTACAGCTGCAAGTCCGGGCAGTGGTCATCCGTCTGCCCGCTCCCAGCAGGGCACGGTGAGCCCGGAATCGCTGTGCTAGACAACAGGATCTACGTGCTGGGTGGCCGCTCGCACAACCGGGGCAGCCGCACTGGCTATGTGCACATCTATGACGTGGAGAAGGACTGCTGGGAGGAGGGCCCACAGCTGGACAACTCCATCTCGGGCCTGGCGGCCTGCGTGCTCACCCTGCCGCGGTCCCTGCTCCTTGAGCCGCCCCGCGGGACGCCTGACCGCAGCCAGGCCGACCCGGACTTCGCCTCTGAGGTGATGAGTGTGTCTGACTGGGAGGAGTTCGACAACTCCAGTGAGGACTAG
- the KLHL22 gene encoding kelch-like protein 22 isoform X4, whose amino-acid sequence MAEEQEFAQLCKLPAQPSHPHCVSNTYRSAQHSQALLRGLLALRNSGILFDVVLVVEGRHIEAHRILLAASCDYFRGMFAGGLKEMEQEEVLIHGVSYNAMCQILHFIYTSELELSLSNVQETLVAACQLQIPEIIHFCCDFLTPWVDEDNILDVYRLAELFDLSHLTEQLDAYILKNFVAFSRTDKYRQLPLEKVYALLSSNRLEVSCETEVYEGALLYHYPPEQVQADRLPLHEPPKLLETVRFALMEAEVLQRLHDKLDPSPLRDTVAEALMYHRNESLQPSLQGPQTELRSDFQCVVGFGGIHSTPSTVLSDQAKYLNPLLGEWKHFTASLAPRMSNQGIAVLNNFVYLIGGDNNVQGFRAESRCWRYDPRHNRWFQIQSLQQEHADLCVCVVGKYIYAVAGRDYHNDLTTVERYDPATNSWAYVAPLKREVYAHAGATLDGKMYITCGRRGEDYLKETHCYDPGSDTWHTLADGPVRRAWHGMATLLDKLYVVGGSNNDAGYRRDVHQPHM is encoded by the exons ATGGCGGAGGAGCAGGAGTTCGCCCAGCTCTGCAAGTTGCCGGCACAGCCCTCCCACCCGCACTGTGTCAGCAACACCTACCGGAGCGCACAGCACTCTCAGGCGCTGCTCCGGGGGCTGCTGGCTCTGCGGAACAGCGGCATCCTCTTTGACGTGGTCCTGGTGGTGGAAGGGAGGCACATCGAGGCCCATCGCATCCTGCTGGCTGCGTCCTGCGATTACTTCAG AGGCATGTTTGCTGGGGGGCTGAAGGAGATGGAGCAGGAAGAAGTCCTGATCCACGGCGTGTCCTACAATGCCATGTGCCAAATCCTGCATTTCATTTACACGTCCGAGCTGGAACTCAGCCTGAGCAACGTCCAGGAGACGCTGGTCGCCGCCTGCCAGCTTCAG ATCCCCGAGATCATCCACTTCTGCTGTGACTTCCTCACGCCCTGGGTGGATGAGGACAACATCCTTGACGTCTACCGGCTGGCCGAGCTCTTTGACCTGAGCCACCTGACCGAGCAGCTGGACGCCTACATCCTCAAGAACTTCGTGGCCTTCTCGCGGACTGACAAGTACCGCCAGCTGCCCCTGGAGAAGGTCTATGCCCTCCTGAGCAGCAACCGCCTGGAGGTGTCCTGCGAGACGGAGGTGTATGAGGGTGCCCTGCTCTACCACTACCCTCCGGAGCAGGTGCAGGCTGACCGGCTCCCGCTGCATGAGCCACCCAAGCTCCTGGAGACCGTGCGCTTCGCCCTCATGGAAGCCGAGGTCCTGCAGCGGCTGCACGACAAGCTGGACCCCAGCCCCCTGAGGGACACAGTGGCTGAAGCCCTCATGTACCACCGGAACGAGAGCCTGCAGCCCAGCCTGCAGGGCCCACAAACCGAGCTGCGCTCGGACTTCCAGTGCGTCGTGGGCTTCGGGGGCATCCACTCCACGCCGTCCACTGTCCTCAGCGACCAGGCCAAGTACCTGAACCCGCTGCTGGGGGAGTGGAAGCACTTCACCGCCTCCCTGGCGCCCCGCATGTCCAACCAGGGCATCGCCGTGCTCAACAACTTCGTGTACCTGATTGGAGGGGACAACAATGTCCAGGGCTTCCGCGCTGAGTCCCGCTGCTGGAG GTACGACCCGAGGCACAACCGATGGTTCCAGATCCAGTCGCTGCAGCAGGAGCACGccgacctgtgtgtgtgtgtcgtgggCAAGTACATCTACGCGGTGGCCGGCCGCGACTACCACAATGACCTGACCACTGTGGAGCGCTACGACCCTGCCACCAACTCCTGGGCCTACGTGGCCCCGCTCAAGAGGGAG GTGTACGCCCACGCGGGTGCCACACTGGATGGGAAGATGTACATCACGTGCGGCCGCCGGGGCGAGGACTACCTGAAGGAGACCCACTGCTATGACCCGGGCAGCGACACCTGGCACACGCTGGCTGACGGGCCAGTGCGGCGGGCCTGGCATGGCATGGCCACCCTCCTGGACAAGCTGTACGTGGTCGGGGGCAGCAACAACGATGCGGGCTACAGGAGGGACGTGCACCAG CCTCATATGTGA
- the KLHL22 gene encoding kelch-like protein 22 isoform X5, translated as MAEEQEFAQLCKLPAQPSHPHCVSNTYRSAQHSQALLRGLLALRNSGILFDVVLVVEGRHIEAHRILLAASCDYFRGMFAGGLKEMEQEEVLIHGVSYNAMCQILHFIYTSELELSLSNVQETLVAACQLQIPEIIHFCCDFLTPWVDEDNILDVYRLAELFDLSHLTEQLDAYILKNFVAFSRTDKYRQLPLEKVYALLSSNRLEVSCETEVYEGALLYHYPPEQVQADRLPLHEPPKLLETVRFALMEAEVLQRLHDKLDPSPLRDTVAEALMYHRNESLQPSLQGPQTELRSDFQCVVGFGGIHSTPSTVLSDQAKYLNPLLGEWKHFTASLAPRMSNQGIAVLNNFVYLIGGDNNVQGFRAESRCWRYDPRHNRWFQIQSLQQEHADLCVCVVGKYIYAVAGRDYHNDLTTVERYDPATNSWAYVAPLKREVYAHAGATLDGKMYITCGRRGEDYLKETHCYDPGSDTWHTLADGPVRRAWHGMATLLDKLYVVGGSNNDAGYRRDVHQVACYSCKSGQWSSVCPLPAGHGEPGIAVLDNRIYVLGGRSHNRGSRTGYVHIYDVEKDCWEEGPQLDNSISGLAACVLTLPRSLLLEPPRGTPDRSQADPDFASEVMSVSDWEEFDNSSED; from the exons ATGGCGGAGGAGCAGGAGTTCGCCCAGCTCTGCAAGTTGCCGGCACAGCCCTCCCACCCGCACTGTGTCAGCAACACCTACCGGAGCGCACAGCACTCTCAGGCGCTGCTCCGGGGGCTGCTGGCTCTGCGGAACAGCGGCATCCTCTTTGACGTGGTCCTGGTGGTGGAAGGGAGGCACATCGAGGCCCATCGCATCCTGCTGGCTGCGTCCTGCGATTACTTCAG AGGCATGTTTGCTGGGGGGCTGAAGGAGATGGAGCAGGAAGAAGTCCTGATCCACGGCGTGTCCTACAATGCCATGTGCCAAATCCTGCATTTCATTTACACGTCCGAGCTGGAACTCAGCCTGAGCAACGTCCAGGAGACGCTGGTCGCCGCCTGCCAGCTTCAG ATCCCCGAGATCATCCACTTCTGCTGTGACTTCCTCACGCCCTGGGTGGATGAGGACAACATCCTTGACGTCTACCGGCTGGCCGAGCTCTTTGACCTGAGCCACCTGACCGAGCAGCTGGACGCCTACATCCTCAAGAACTTCGTGGCCTTCTCGCGGACTGACAAGTACCGCCAGCTGCCCCTGGAGAAGGTCTATGCCCTCCTGAGCAGCAACCGCCTGGAGGTGTCCTGCGAGACGGAGGTGTATGAGGGTGCCCTGCTCTACCACTACCCTCCGGAGCAGGTGCAGGCTGACCGGCTCCCGCTGCATGAGCCACCCAAGCTCCTGGAGACCGTGCGCTTCGCCCTCATGGAAGCCGAGGTCCTGCAGCGGCTGCACGACAAGCTGGACCCCAGCCCCCTGAGGGACACAGTGGCTGAAGCCCTCATGTACCACCGGAACGAGAGCCTGCAGCCCAGCCTGCAGGGCCCACAAACCGAGCTGCGCTCGGACTTCCAGTGCGTCGTGGGCTTCGGGGGCATCCACTCCACGCCGTCCACTGTCCTCAGCGACCAGGCCAAGTACCTGAACCCGCTGCTGGGGGAGTGGAAGCACTTCACCGCCTCCCTGGCGCCCCGCATGTCCAACCAGGGCATCGCCGTGCTCAACAACTTCGTGTACCTGATTGGAGGGGACAACAATGTCCAGGGCTTCCGCGCTGAGTCCCGCTGCTGGAG GTACGACCCGAGGCACAACCGATGGTTCCAGATCCAGTCGCTGCAGCAGGAGCACGccgacctgtgtgtgtgtgtcgtgggCAAGTACATCTACGCGGTGGCCGGCCGCGACTACCACAATGACCTGACCACTGTGGAGCGCTACGACCCTGCCACCAACTCCTGGGCCTACGTGGCCCCGCTCAAGAGGGAG GTGTACGCCCACGCGGGTGCCACACTGGATGGGAAGATGTACATCACGTGCGGCCGCCGGGGCGAGGACTACCTGAAGGAGACCCACTGCTATGACCCGGGCAGCGACACCTGGCACACGCTGGCTGACGGGCCAGTGCGGCGGGCCTGGCATGGCATGGCCACCCTCCTGGACAAGCTGTACGTGGTCGGGGGCAGCAACAACGATGCGGGCTACAGGAGGGACGTGCACCAG GTGGCCTGCTACAGCTGCAAGTCCGGGCAGTGGTCATCCGTCTGCCCGCTCCCAGCAGGGCACGGTGAGCCCGGAATCGCTGTGCTAGACAACAGGATCTACGTGCTGGGTGGCCGCTCGCACAACCGGGGCAGCCGCACTGGCTATGTGCACATCTATGACGTGGAGAAGGACTGCTGGGAGGAGGGCCCACAGCTGGACAACTCCATCTCGGGCCTGGCGGCCTGCGTGCTCACCCTGCCGCGGTCCCTGCTCCTTGAGCCGCCCCGCGGGACGCCTGACCGCAGCCAGGCCGACCCGGACTTCGCCTCTGAGGTGATGAGTGTGTCTGACTGGGAGGAGTTCGACAACTCCAGTGAGGACTAG